GTCGAAAGGCAGGTTTCTGGCGGCTTCTTCCTCCCTTCACACCTCGGATGACCGATCTGCCCCTGCGTGCGTGTATAGGGAGAAACCGGTCACTCTTGTGGCGTGGGCATGAAGAAGTTGCTGGGGACCTGCCTTTCTGACTAGTCCCCCGTGCTTTTAAAGTGCAGGATGATTCACGCACTACTGTACCCGGAAAAATTGCTGTAATTTCTAAAAGAGACCATCTATCATACTGAAACTTGGACTTGTACATACCTTGGTTCATAAGGAAGTGATGTTTTAAAGCAAATGTTAAAAAATGTCTCCTGTTCGCGTTCAAGCACTCGTCATTCCATGTTGTTGAATGTTTTCCTCACGACGTCTGGGGTCATTGCCTGAATTTCTCGCTGTATGTTTTCTCAGAGTACCTGTAATGTTCATGGCTTATTACTTTACACCAAACCTTTCAAATACCCCATTGGAAAAATCTGGCGGTGATAAATCAGGCGACCTTGGTGGCCACAGTCCCTCAATAACTCTGTCGACGTTGTTATGTGGAATACGACATGCCTTTCTCCTTGGAAAACCTGTGCAACAATTTACGTGGAGATGCCAGAAGTCGCTGTTTGGCATCTTGATTTGTTTCCTCTGACATATTCGGACGTCCTCCATCCCTATCCAGTAATGTTCCTCTACGTTCCAGTTTATTCACCAATGACAGAATACATGGTTTGGATGGCAGATTTCGATCTCTAAACTTCTTTAGAAACTCAGTTTGGCAGTTTTCACAATGAAAGCCGATCCTCCATACTGTATCTGTACATTGTTACCAAATGACAAAGGAATTCTGCAGGAGTGAAATGCAAGAACCAAACAGTAAATGCAAGTCTATCTTGTTGTGGAGAAGATCGGCGGGGCGAGACCACTCGGCGCAAGGATGTTTCTTACTGCTGAGGTTCATTGCACTTTCACTTCTCATGAACCAAAATATGTACAGTCTAATTTTCTGTATTGTCGACCGTCTCTTTTAGAAGTTAAACCAATTTTTCCAGGTAAATCAGCAagtgtatgtttttctctgaaattgcGCAGCATTTCACAGTCAAACATACCTGTCTAACATCATACAGCCAGTGTCCGATACAGGTTCGTGCAGCATGTatctgctgtcaggttcccttttatGAGAGTCTTTTATGTGAACCTGTCATCTCTCCTAATCACCGCTGTCTCTTTAGTGGCCGCTGCCTTCTACTGTGAAACAGCCCCTATTATTTGAATAGAAccacaccaatctgatattgatgactgtcCTATGAATAAGGATAATATAATTGTAGTGGAACACCCATCAAGTTGTCCACTAATTGGACAACTTCTAAAACCCCTAGCTTGGCCCCataaaataaagcttatactcacctcccatgctggcgccTTTCatgtggtgtcggcactcgctcttccAGGGTTCCGGTGCtgctgttgtgacatgtgacgctgGCGCCAAGTCAGCGCTGGCCTCACTGTCCCCACCTCCTGTCgaaatgaacatgaagaggaagtcaaggactagctgcagcctggactccctcttcatgtttgatttgtccgaaggaggAGACAGTGATGCTAGCGCTGATTGGGCAATGGCAGCACGTATGACAACAGCAGCACCGGAGAGTCAGTGCCGACACTGCGGTAACTGTGACGgcgtgggaggtgagtataagctttactattttatcggggccaaacattttgatcaagaaggggttgtcctagtagtaacCCCTTTAAAGCTTATGTTTCCCAATCAATCATTTTTACCAAGATCTGCCCTTGATCTAATATTTATTGCGACAAGGCTgaaaaatgggaaaataaaaaattgtgttgTGTCCATAAACATTAGGTAAAATGTCTGCCAGTTTTGATGACTTCTGCTTGATCAATGAACATCCTACTGTTACTGGGGGTTGTCAGACTCTATTTGGATGGCAAAGTGAAATAAAGATTGGGTATATTGGATTACATGCCCACCCTTCCATTCCCAGAGGAGATAAGCCGCTGCCAGAGGAGAGGGGTCTTCTTGTTTATCTCCCCCTTTCCAGGGAGGAATCCTGCATCCTCTGCTGAGAGTGCATGTTAATTGGTGAAAAAATAGCTGTGAGTCATTTCAAGCGCCCATCGAAATAAACCTGCACTCTCTGGGTGATCCTgcatgtgtgtgaatatatacattAAAAATACATACTTTATAGtcattttatttctatttttgtggGTAAATAATCTGTCTGATTTTCTTTGTCTCAGTACCTGGAGTCCATCTTCAGTCTGCTTTTCCAACTGCTTCAGCAAGTTACAGAATGCGATTCAAAGATGCAGATCCTCCATGTCCTGTCTTGTGTCATAGAAAGGGTGAATTTGCAGGTAATTATGTAACTGCGTATGCTTTTCTGCAGGACGGTGCTTTGATTTAGCATGTTGAGTCTCGAGGGGGTCTGATCTGCTCTGGGCAAGGTTCACATCCAGAGCTGGAAACAATTGATCGGTGAGGGTGAAAGGTCTCGGACCCCTCTGAGTTTGTCACTGATGACATTGTCCCCAGGATCAACATCATAGTAGTGGAAGTAGAAGGGTAGGCTTCTAGAAAGATGTGGTTTAGTGATATCTatttagcaaagaaaaaaaaaaaaacttaaaggggttctccaggaatAGAAAAAAACATAAATACCGGTAACTAAAGGAATTGTCATCATAAATAAATTTTAGTGATGAGCGATCATGCTCCAAtatggtgttatccaagcatgctcaagtgctaatcgAGCATGTtgacgtgctcgaatactatgttcgagtcgccACGACATGTATCGCGGCTGTTCAACcggcacaacacatgcagggattggctgtcTGTTAGGcaacaaattgttttttttttttggcatagaCCTACGAGCGCCTGTTATTTGGAAGGATGGgttctacttttgaatgacgccattcattttatcatgtgatgtactggaaaacgggagaaCATTCCAAAACTCAATGCCACCATTGTTTTTTGAGTTTTGTTCTTGCAACGTTTATTATATGGTAGGAATGAGTTGGTAATATGATTCTCCCAACCATTACGAGTATGCATAGGCTtatggggggtgggggggaggttAAGTGGTGGAAGAAATTCTGAaatttgttaaaaagaaaaaaaaaaacataatgttttCAATTTTGGGTGGATAGGGCTGGGtctggttttgttttgtttttttacagcctgaattgttttttgttttataccTATTATAAGTACCccttataagtatataaggggacaatacaaatatctcgctgaggatctgtttataccaaggaaggtgatgggcacaagggggcattctttgcgtctggaggagagaaggtttttccaccaacatagaagaggattctttactgttagggcagcgagaatctggaattgcttgcctgaggaggtggtgatggcgaactcagtcgaggggttcaagagaggcctggatgtcttcctggagcagaacaatattgtatcatacaattaggttctgtagaaggacgtagatctggggatttattatgatggaatataggctgaactggatggacaaatgtcttttttcggccttactaactatgttactatgttactatgtatttgctgttgttttgatcacctcttattgcattttttctCAATGTTGGTCATAGAGCTGCAATTTtagtgttttacattttttttctcatttcaggGTTTACTAAtcatgttaattaattttatattttacggATGTGGAGATACCACCACATACTTGTGTTTTGTTTTAGCaaccttttcttacctcagcacccctagtatctagtgttagatcagatagacatggtgtacagcaatgtgagcagtctcttcttaccgcagcacctctggtatctccagtattagatcagatagactgggtggacagcagtgtgagcagcctcttctttccccAGCATCCTGACATCTAGTGTTAGTTCAAATAGACATGGTAGGCAGCATTGTGAGGAGCCTTTTCtttcctcagcactcctggtatctccagtgttagatcagatagatatggtggacaggaGTGTGAGCAATGTCATCTTACCTtaccacccctggtatctccagtcttAGATCAGATAGGAGTGGAGGAAGGAGAAGAGGAAATGGAATCAGACAGAGAAGAGCACGAAGGTGGCTCACCTGAGGGAACCGGACAGTCCTCCTCCTCCGAGGAAGACAAGAGAGAAACCGAAGCAGAAATTCAGAGACTTGAAGAGCAGCTTTCTATAAATGCCTTTGACTACAACTGCCACGTGGACCTCATAAAACTCTTGCGGCAGGAAGGAGAATTGGATAGGTTAAGACGCGCCCGTCAGAAGATGAGTGAACTGTTCTCATTATCTGAAGAGATATGGTTGGATTGGATGAAAGATGAAATGAAGATTGCAGAAGACGGTTCAAGTCGTGAGGTTGTTTATGAGCTGTTTGAGAAAGCTGTGAAAGAGTACATTTGTCCAGAAATTTGGTTGGCGTATGCACAGTATTCTATTGGAGGGATGGGAGAAGAGGGTGGCATTGCCAAAGTTCGCTCTATCTTTGAGAGAGCATTAACAGCTGTTGGACTCCATATGAGCAAAGGATCGACCGAATGGGATGCCTACAGAGAGTTTGAGAATGCAATATTAGGAACCTTACAGCGTTTGCCGGGAACCATTCCTTCAGCAGAGCAACAGCAGATGCTGACTACCCAACTTGAGAAGATCCACACACTTTTGAAACGCCAGCTAGGTGTACCCCTTCTAGATGTGGCATCAACCTATGTAGAGTATGAAGAattagatatggtggacagcagtgtgatcagcattttcttacctcagcactcctggtatctagtgttagatcagatagacaggatggacagcagtgtgagcagcctcttcttacctgcaCTCCTGGTATCCAgtgttagatcagaaagacagtgtagacagcagtatgagcagcctcttcttaccgcaGCAcctctagtatctccagtattagatcagataaacattatggacagcagtgtgatcagcctcttcttaccacagcacctctggtatctccagtattagatcagatagacagagtggacagcagtgtgagcagcctcttcgtacctcagtactcctggtatccagtgttagatcagatagatatggtggacaggaGTGTGAGCAACGTCATCTTACCTtaccacccctggtatctccagtctaagatcagatagatatggtggacagcagtgtgggcagcattTTCTTACCTTAGCatccctagtatctccagtattagctcAGATAGATGTagttgacagcagtgtgagcagcctcttcttacctcagcactcctggtatctccagtattagatcagatagacagagtggacagcagtgtgagcagcctcttcttacctgcaCTCCTGGTATCCAgtgttagatcagaaagacagggtagacagcagtatgagcagcctcttcttaccgcaagacctctggtatctccagtattagatcagatagacagagtgtacagcagtgtgagcagcctcttcttacctgcaCTCCTGGTATCCAGTGTTAGATCAGAAAGTCAGGgtagacagcagtatgagcagcctcttcttaccgcaggacctctggtatctccagtattagatcagatggacagagtggacagcagtatgagcagcctcttcttaccgcaggacctctggtatctccagtgttatatcagaaagacagggtagacagcagtgtgagcagcctcttcttaccgcagcactctggtatctccagtataacaTGCAAAAGTCCAGTAGGAGCACATCACCCCACACATGAAGGGAGATGGCAGAGCTTCATATTGCACTTGTTGACCAATTCCTGTCCTAATAACATTTTAGGACAGGTTTCTGTCATTGTAACACGACAGTGGCCATTTTAGTTTCAGAATACGGTACTTACCTCCTTAGTCAAAATGCGTGTACTTAGGAATTTATTTTTCAAGACATTTcctttagttatttatttttttccatttctggaaattccctttaaatataaatTACTACTTTGAATAAGAAACATCTTTGAAACTGCATTGTGCTGTGTTTCTACTATTCCTCCTGTGTGAATACACTGACAATTAGGTGTTCATAGTTTCTTTGTCAGTTAGTCAATTATTCCAGTATCAAATTATGTTAGGGAGTAACCTATTGTAAGGGAATGGTGGCACCTAATTGTTAATTTATCCAAATATTTCCAGGAATAATAACAGAGGAATGATACAATGCAAGGTTCTGTGGCAGGTGCTGCTCAAATGTTATTTTAATGGGAAAGCAaatcatttctccttcgcctcattgggggacacaggactgtgggtgtatgcttctgccgccaggaggctgacactaagtaaacttgaaaaaaagttagctcctcctccatcgtatacaccctgacactggctaccagagactccagtttatgcttagtgtctcaaggaggcacatctctgggtcctggatcttTGGACCCGAttttcaacatctttggattgaaggggcgacggacctttttgagggtccgatctccccaaaccatcaacgggcaagtacgtgcgatttttctccacgtatcctttcccgctacgtgggattcttcaccggacttggccctgaccaccctgaggtagctagactccaggctgtacaggtaCCCGTAGATATCCGTGTGTTCCCTcctgatttctacacccctgcgaggcggtgttagctggggtggtggacggtccctctccttatcctggggataatggagatagggttcctgcaccgtcatttgtTTTACCCCTCGCTGAGTGCGGTGTGACAAggggggctcctggcattacctgcTGCTGCGTCCTCCGGGAGTGCTGTGCCTTTTTGGCTTTGCTCGGCGCTGCGGCGTTAGGACAGCGGCGCTGCAGCATGATCCGGCGCTGCGGAGTTAGGACATCGGCGCCGCAGCGTTAGGAGCAGCGCTGCGGATGTATGATGCGGCGCCGCTGTCCCCCCAGAGACTTCGGCCCTGCCTGGCTTCCTGCGGGCGTGGGGCAGCTTCCTGGAGCCCGGGACTTCCGCCAGCAGACCGCGctgtgaggctccgccccctccggcGCGTCACTTTCGGTTCCGGCTTCTCCTTTCTCTGagggggaaaaattgaggcccggcttcgggcctgctccaggccgcagcattGATTGGCGGTTCCTCCCCCCTAAGGCCTGCTGTGCATATAAGACAGCGCATTTGGGCTCCGCATCGTGCTTTCAGGATCCATcactggggacacaggactggggtaagtgcttctccctccatctggctgaagcattctttttgtcccagtctctggccctgggtatagctttacggatcattatgtctagaagggttaagactcacacTGTTCTTTTTACCAGTTGTGTATCTTGTCGTGCCccttttccgcacgcccaaagcaatcgcctctgcgaggcctgtgactctgaacgcgcccaggagccccccccctgccagttctccagtagtctctccggctCCGGTCCCTCAAGCAGATGCTGGGGCAACTCCGCCAGAATGGGTAacgtccttgtcgcaatccatggcgtcccttactgaagcgatcaaatctctgcagaccccggcaGTCAGGGCCGGTAGTCCACCTGTCtcggagagggcctcggggtctcaggagtcttcggcctgcaggggccgcgctctcactaggcagacgcatggaaagcggattcgcaaagcgtcgtccaggcactcaggtgcttccgcatcctggagttccgtatctcgttctccttcccctgcagagagcggggaagttgagactgactacgagtcagaagggtctcttaattttgagaatcctgggtttcaggagtctgtagatagcctaattgaggctgtcaatcagtctttggggatagaggacgagctcgcctcatcttctgatcataaggtctcatttaagcgggctaaacgggcccatagggtcttttcctctcaccctgagtttgaggacctgattcgacgcaaccgggagcacccggacaagcgcttttcagggcaaagagctctgaaggctaggtatccctttgcttcggaactttgtagtaaatgggcagaaaatccttctgtagatcctccagtgtcccgtttagcctataacacgttgctatctctccctaatggctcatcgattaaggatcctacggatcgtcttataaagagcttggctcgttccgtctttgaggcctcaagttcggcactttttccttcctttgcagcaacttgggttgccagggctatgatatcttggtcagaGTCGTTATCAAAGGCTCTCCAAGAAGGTAATTTGTCAGCTGAATTGGCAGAAATGTCATCTCAGGTAGCAATGgctggtagctatctgattaacgcatccctagatgcggcagattgtgcttcttcggctgcgtctaatgctattgccatcagaagggccctttggttaaggtcctggcgggctgattctacctctaaaaaaATCACTTACATCCCTACCGTATcagggtggtcgtttgttcggagagaagctggatcagctcatttctgactccacaggagggaagagtaagtttcttcctcagcagaggtcTAGACAGAATTTTCGTCACCAATTTCAGGCCCGTTTTAGAACCTTTTGCAATgttagatgggccccagcatcaggctctcctgcgcagggtcgacccaatcaggaccgagacggttggatcccttatacggccagccaggggggaagaatgcgtccccagtccactagatccagaggatctaggactgaaagattttcggctaagtgactggaggcctcctctgggtgtctccaacagagtaggcggacgtctacttttatttcgccaggtctggcttcaggtaatccacgaccggtgggttggagagctcgtatcatcagggtacaaaatagagctgGTTCAGCTGCCTCCCCCCCGGTTCTTTCCATTCCGTCTTCCCAGGTCCAAGTCTCTTCGTCAAAGCCTGTTCAATTCCGTAGAGTCCCttcgtatcagcggtgtcatttctcctgttccaagagaggaaaggtttcagggcttttattccaatctttttgtagtgcccaaaaaggacggagcagtgaggcctatcctagatctcaaactcttaaacaggtttgtccgcgttcgtcactttcggatggagtctctacGGTCAGttatcgcctctctggaaaagggagagtttttggcctcagtagacgttcaggatgcttatctacatattcccatctttccgcctcatcaaagatttctccggtttgccgtaaacagtctacactttcaattcacggcattacccttcgggctggcctccgctcccagggtattcacaaaagtcatgtctac
This region of Ranitomeya imitator isolate aRanImi1 chromosome 1, aRanImi1.pri, whole genome shotgun sequence genomic DNA includes:
- the LOC138657493 gene encoding squamous cell carcinoma antigen recognized by T-cells 3-like, yielding MESDREEHEGGSPEGTGQSSSSEEDKRETEAEIQRLEEQLSINAFDYNCHVDLIKLLRQEGELDRLRRARQKMSELFSLSEEIWLDWMKDEMKIAEDGSSREVVYELFEKAVKEYICPEIWLAYAQYSIGGMGEEGGIAKVRSIFERALTAVGLHMSKGSTEWDAYREFENAILGTLQRLPGTIPSAEQQQMLTTQLEKIHTLLKRQLGVPLLDVASTYVEYEELDMVDSSVISIFLPQHSWYLVLDQIDRMDSSVSSLFLPALLGGRLFGEKLDQLISDSTGGKSPSLFVKACSIP